The Helicobacter cetorum MIT 00-7128 region AAAGGCATATCCGCTATTAAGATGCTATCCACACCACATTCTTTAGCTGTGGCATAAAATTTTTCTATTCCAAAAGCCACAATTAAATTCGCATACACTAAAAGCCCGATAGGAATATGAGCGTTATGCTCTCTAATCTCTTTGAGAAGTTTAAAGTTTTTGTCCATTTTGGCATGTTTTAATGCCCTTAAATTACTCGCTTGTATTATGGCTCCATCAGCTACAGGGTCAGAAAAGCCAAAGCCTAGTTCTAAGGCACTCACATGGCTATCAATGAGTGTTTTGATAATCTCAAAACTCCATTCATAATTAGGGTCGCCTAAGGTTACAAACGGGATAAACGCCATTTTTTCTTGTCTTTTTAAGGTTTCAAACATATTTTCATATCTCATGGCTATCCTTTTTAAAATATTCATAAACGGTGTTTAAATCCTTATCGCCCCTACCACTTAAATTCACCACAATAATGCTCTCTTTATCGCACTTTTTAGCAAGCTTCAACGCATATGCTAAGGCGTGTGAGCTTTCTAGTGCTGGAATAATGCCTTCTTTTTGACACAATAAACTAAACGCTTCTAAAGCTTCATTATCAGTAGCACTCTCATAGGTAGCACGCTTACTATCTTTGAGATAACTATGTTCTGGCCCCACACCCGGATAATCTAGCCCTGCACTAATGCTATGACTTTCTGTGATTTGACCTTCACTATCCTGTAAAAGATAAGTTTTATTGCCATGCAAAATGCCTATACTCCCCTTATTTAAAGTCGCTCCATGCTTGTTTGTATCTAGTCCAAGTCCCGCTGGCTCTACACCAATAAGCTTGACTTCTTTATCTTTCAAAAACGCATTAAAAATCCCTATAGCATTAGAGCCACCCCCCACACACGCTATAACATAATCAGGTAGGCGATTTTCTTTTTCTAAAATTTGAGCTTTACATTCAGTGCCAATCATGCTTTGAAAAGTTTTAACCATTGTAGGGTAGGGGTGTGGTCCAGCGGCGGTGCCTAGCAAGTAATGCGTGTTTTTATAGCTACTTGCGTAGTCTCTTAAGGCTTCATTCACGGCGTCTTTAAGTGTGGCTGAACCTTGCGTTACGCTGATGATTTTTGCCCCTAATAAACGCATTCTAAATACATTTGGCTCTTGTCGTTTGATGTCTTTAGCCCCCATATAAATCACGCATTCTAATTGCAATAACGCACACGCTAAGGCTGTAGCTACGCCATGCTGACCAGCTCCCGTTTCTGCAATAATTCTAGTTTTACCCATTTTTTTAGCTAAAAGGGCTTGCCCTAAGGCTTGATTAGTCTTGTGTGCTCCGCCATGAATTAAATCTTCTCGTTTTAGATAAAGCTTTACTTTAGGATTAGAAATGATATTTCTACATAAGCTTAAGGGGCTAGGGCGACCTACAAAATCTTTTAATAGCCTTGTATATTCTTTTTGAAATTCGCTATCATTCAAGCTATCATAAAAAGCAAGCTCTAGTTCTCTAAGTGCAGGCACTAATAATTCTGAAACAAAACACCCTCCAAACTCCCCAAAATACGCATTTTTATTCATTCTAATACTCTCTTAAAATTTTTGCTACTTGCTTGATTTTATCTTTGTCTTTTAACCTTGGGGCAATTTCTAATCCTGAATTAAAGTCTAATCCTAAAGCCCCTACTTTTAAGGCTTCTTTAGTATTATTTAAATTAAGCCCACCAGCTAAAATAAAAGGCTCTTTAACATCTTTTAAAATACCCCATTCAAAGCTTATGCCATTACCCCCAAATTTATCCCCCTTGGTGTCATACAAAATTAAATTTGCCCCTTCAAACTTAGGTTTTAAATCTTTCTTAGAACTTACGCTGACTACTTGCCAAATGGCACAAGTTTTCACAAGCTTTTTTCTTAAATATGCCACTTCTTTAGATGAATAGTTGCCATGCAATTGAATGGCTTTTAAACCAAGCTCTTTGGCGAGTTTAACAATCTTTTTAGCTTTATGGCTCACAAATACGCCTACAAAATCTAGCTTTTTAACAGCTTTTGTGATTTTTAGTGCTTTTTTGGGTTTAATGAACCTAGGCGAAGATTTTTCAAAAATCAATCCCCCATAAATGAAATGGTTTTTATAAACCGCCTTAGCGTCTTTAATTCTAGTTAAGCCACAGACTTTATTTTCGCCTAAAATAAGTTTAGCACACGCTTTTTTTAAATCTTTTTCTTTCATTAAAGAACTACCGACTAAAAAGCCATTCACATAAGGGGCTAGGGCTTTAACTTCAGCATGCGAGTTAATGCCAGATTCACTAATCACTACAGCGTCTTTTCCTAAAAGGGGGCGTAAATTTAGGGTGTTAGTAATGTTAGTTTTTAGAGTGTGTAAATCCCTATTATTGATGCCTATAATGTCGTGCTTTAAACTTAAAAGGCGTTTGATTTCTTCTTCATTACTCACTTCGCTTAATACATTCATATTAAGGGTTTTAGCTAAGTCAAAAAGCTTTAAATAAGTTTTATCATCTAAGACACTTAGCATTAAAAGCACTGCATTAGCTCCCATAAATCGTGCAAGCTTGATTTGAAAACTATCTATGATAAAGTCTTTACACAAAATGGGTTTAGTGGTATTTCGCGAAACGATTTGAATGTTTTCATATGAGCCTAAAAAATAGCGTCTATCTGCTAAGACTGAAATGCATGATGCAAATTTTTCATAGGTTTTAGCGATTTTTTCTACATTAAAATCTTCTCTAATAAGCCCTTTAGAAGGCGAAGCTTTTTTACACTCTAGAATAAAGCTTGTGTTTTTTTCTAATAATGCCTTTTTAAAATCTCTATTACTTAAGCTTAGTGTTTTAGGTAAAGTATAGATTTTTTTAAGCGTTGCGACTTCTATGCGTTTGTTTTTGATAATATTTTCTAACACGCTAGGCATGGCTTAACTCTATAATTTTTTGTAAATGCGTATAGGCAATACCAGTTTTTAAATGCTCTAGCACCATTGCAACGCCTTCTTTTAAATCTTTAGCAATACCCTTCAAATACAATAAGCACGCTACATTAGCCACGACTACCATTTTATGCGAATCTTTGGCTTTATTTTGTAGTATATCTAAACATGCTCTTGTGCTTTCTTGTGCGTTATTAATCTGTAATTCTTTCAAATCATAGGGGGGCAAACTAAAATCTTTCGCACTCAAAGAATACTCTAAAATCTCATTATCTTTCAATTCGCACACACTTGTTGTATCGTGCAAGACAATTTCATCACTCCCACCCCCATTAACCACCATAGCTCTTTGAACGCCTAATTTTTTTAAAGCGAGTGCCATAGTCTTACACAAGGATTTATCATACACCCCTAAAAGCTGGATTTTAGGTCTTAAGGGGTTAATCAATGGCCCTAAGCAATTAAATATCGTTTTAGCAAAAAGCTCTTTTCTTAAAGGGGCAGATTTTCTAAAACTCTGATGATATAAGGGTGCGAATAAAAACCCAAATTGCGAATGCTCTAAGCAATTTTTTAATTGTGTGCTGTTCATTTCAATATTCACGCCTAGATTTTCTAATAAATCCGCACTCCCACTATAGCTTGATACGCTTCTGCTACCATGTTTTGCCATAGGTAGTCCCATAGAGCTAGCAATAAGTGCAGCTATGGTGCTAATATTGATTGTTTTTAGTCCATCGCCCCCTGTGCCGCAATTGTCTATTAAGTCCAAGTTGCTATTGAAAGGTTTTGGCGTATGCTTTAAAAGCGTTTGTGCGGCGATACTAATTTCATCAAAGCTCTCACCCTTAATTTTTAAAGCACTTAATATTGCTCCAAGCTGTGCTGGGCTGACTTCTTCATTGATAATAAGCGTGAATAATTTTTCTGCTTCTCTATCGCTCAAATTTTTTTGATTATATAGGGTGTTTAAAATGTCTTTCATGCTTTATAGTTTCCTTAAAAACTCTACGCTCTGTTTTAAAAGCTCCCTTCCTTTTAAGGTCATTATGCTTTCAGGGTGGAATTGATAAGCTAAGATTTTATCTTTTTCATCAATAATTGCCATAGGGATATTTTCATACTCTGCAATCACTTCTAAATTTTTAGGCAAATCACTTGCCATTAAAGAATGATAACGCCCCACAACCATACTTTCCCCTAAGCCCTTAAATACTTCGTGTTTTTTAAGCGTAATAGCACTTGCTTTGCCATGCATAATTTCTGGTGCTTGGATAATCTTAGCCCCATAGCTTTGCGCTAAGGCTTGTAAGCCTAAGCAAATCCCTAAAATGGGGAACTTCTTTTTAGCCATTTCTATGATTTCTAAGAGATTGCCAGAATTATTAGGATTACCCGGACCTGGTGAGAGAAA contains the following coding sequences:
- a CDS encoding aminodeoxychorismate/anthranilate synthase component II: MKIFFIDNFDSFSYNLVYELEHLDYEVLVYRNDIEPSYLMKLMHQEQEKPLLFLSPGPGNPNNSGNLLEIIEMAKKKFPILGICLGLQALAQSYGAKIIQAPEIMHGKASAITLKKHEVFKGLGESMVVGRYHSLMASDLPKNLEVIAEYENIPMAIIDEKDKILAYQFHPESIMTLKGRELLKQSVEFLRKL
- the trpCF gene encoding bifunctional indole-3-glycerol-phosphate synthase TrpC/phosphoribosylanthranilate isomerase TrpF; the encoded protein is MPSVLENIIKNKRIEVATLKKIYTLPKTLSLSNRDFKKALLEKNTSFILECKKASPSKGLIREDFNVEKIAKTYEKFASCISVLADRRYFLGSYENIQIVSRNTTKPILCKDFIIDSFQIKLARFMGANAVLLMLSVLDDKTYLKLFDLAKTLNMNVLSEVSNEEEIKRLLSLKHDIIGINNRDLHTLKTNITNTLNLRPLLGKDAVVISESGINSHAEVKALAPYVNGFLVGSSLMKEKDLKKACAKLILGENKVCGLTRIKDAKAVYKNHFIYGGLIFEKSSPRFIKPKKALKITKAVKKLDFVGVFVSHKAKKIVKLAKELGLKAIQLHGNYSSKEVAYLRKKLVKTCAIWQVVSVSSKKDLKPKFEGANLILYDTKGDKFGGNGISFEWGILKDVKEPFILAGGLNLNNTKEALKVGALGLDFNSGLEIAPRLKDKDKIKQVAKILREY
- the trpB gene encoding tryptophan synthase subunit beta codes for the protein MNKNAYFGEFGGCFVSELLVPALRELELAFYDSLNDSEFQKEYTRLLKDFVGRPSPLSLCRNIISNPKVKLYLKREDLIHGGAHKTNQALGQALLAKKMGKTRIIAETGAGQHGVATALACALLQLECVIYMGAKDIKRQEPNVFRMRLLGAKIISVTQGSATLKDAVNEALRDYASSYKNTHYLLGTAAGPHPYPTMVKTFQSMIGTECKAQILEKENRLPDYVIACVGGGSNAIGIFNAFLKDKEVKLIGVEPAGLGLDTNKHGATLNKGSIGILHGNKTYLLQDSEGQITESHSISAGLDYPGVGPEHSYLKDSKRATYESATDNEALEAFSLLCQKEGIIPALESSHALAYALKLAKKCDKESIIVVNLSGRGDKDLNTVYEYFKKDSHEI
- the trpD gene encoding anthranilate phosphoribosyltransferase, whose protein sequence is MKDILNTLYNQKNLSDREAEKLFTLIINEEVSPAQLGAILSALKIKGESFDEISIAAQTLLKHTPKPFNSNLDLIDNCGTGGDGLKTINISTIAALIASSMGLPMAKHGSRSVSSYSGSADLLENLGVNIEMNSTQLKNCLEHSQFGFLFAPLYHQSFRKSAPLRKELFAKTIFNCLGPLINPLRPKIQLLGVYDKSLCKTMALALKKLGVQRAMVVNGGGSDEIVLHDTTSVCELKDNEILEYSLSAKDFSLPPYDLKELQINNAQESTRACLDILQNKAKDSHKMVVVANVACLLYLKGIAKDLKEGVAMVLEHLKTGIAYTHLQKIIELSHA